A single window of Labrys wisconsinensis DNA harbors:
- a CDS encoding ABC transporter permease codes for MTTSDIAKPAPPRRWAAAVNGAGQPALLAILAVLCVAVSLAAPQFHSAANVIAILRQCALVLIVASGMTLLVISAEVDLSVGASLAFVGCVAMAVLNATHSLALGTLAALAFAGGVGLVNGLIVTRLRVNSLIATIGTMMMLQGGVYLFTREAVQNHHQLAAFTALGAGYVGPLPIPVLIAAAVFAVAAVALRFTLLGRYLTYVGANARAVRLSGVRAERLKLFAFVVTGLLVGVAGLILCSLMNAGQPTAGRGFELTVIAAVILGGTSLAGGRGSLFGTLLGVLVLKVIDNGIIILGWNQDLQMVVPGVVIILVTWLDILRTKSHGR; via the coding sequence ATGACCACCAGCGACATCGCCAAGCCCGCACCGCCACGCCGATGGGCCGCCGCCGTGAACGGTGCGGGCCAGCCGGCGCTGCTCGCCATCCTGGCGGTGCTGTGCGTGGCGGTGTCGCTGGCGGCGCCGCAGTTCCATTCCGCTGCCAACGTCATCGCCATCCTGCGCCAATGCGCCCTGGTGCTGATCGTCGCCTCGGGCATGACGCTGCTGGTGATCTCCGCCGAGGTCGATCTCTCCGTCGGCGCCTCGCTCGCCTTCGTCGGCTGCGTCGCCATGGCTGTCCTGAACGCCACCCACAGCCTGGCGCTCGGCACGCTGGCGGCGCTCGCCTTCGCCGGCGGGGTCGGGCTGGTCAACGGGCTGATCGTCACCCGGCTTCGGGTCAACTCGCTGATCGCCACCATCGGCACGATGATGATGCTGCAGGGCGGCGTCTATCTCTTCACCCGCGAGGCGGTGCAGAACCATCACCAGCTCGCCGCCTTCACCGCGCTCGGCGCCGGCTATGTCGGGCCGCTGCCGATCCCGGTGCTGATCGCCGCGGCGGTCTTCGCCGTGGCGGCGGTGGCCCTGCGCTTCACCCTGCTCGGGCGCTACCTCACCTATGTCGGCGCCAATGCCAGGGCGGTGCGGCTGTCGGGCGTGCGGGCGGAGCGGCTGAAGCTCTTCGCCTTCGTCGTCACCGGCCTGCTCGTCGGGGTCGCCGGCCTGATCCTGTGCTCGCTGATGAACGCGGGCCAGCCGACCGCCGGACGCGGCTTCGAGCTCACGGTGATCGCCGCGGTGATCCTCGGCGGCACCAGCCTTGCCGGCGGGCGCGGCTCGCTGTTCGGCACGCTCCTCGGCGTGCTGGTGCTGAAGGTGATCGACAACGGCATCATCATCCTGGGCTGGAACCAGGACCTGCAGATGGTGGTGCCGGGGGTGGTGATCATCCTGGTGACCTGGCTCG